In Carya illinoinensis cultivar Pawnee chromosome 7, C.illinoinensisPawnee_v1, whole genome shotgun sequence, the following are encoded in one genomic region:
- the LOC122314888 gene encoding germin-like protein subfamily 2 member 4 codes for MLVKYVLACLIVFTAIPSTTIANDPDALQDICVAVVPSSDIKVNGFVCKDDANVTADDFFFGGLVRPNVINTAIGTFNATLASVREIPGLNTLSLSVARSDYLPGGPSFTPHLHPRGAELMYVLEGQMNVGFITTANKLFSKTIKKGEVFVFPKALVHYHYNGATDKHASVISVFDSQGPGNQVIATALFGSKPPLPEDVLSMAFQVDIKQVEKIKANLKSANLTVTF; via the exons ATGTTGGTAAAGTACGTTCTTGCATGTCTGATCGTCTTTACTGCAATTCCCAGCACTACTATTGCAAATGATCCTGACGCCCTGCAGGATATCTGTGTTGCTGTTGTTCCTTCTTCAG ACATAAAAGTGAACGGGTTTGTTTGCAAGGACGATGCAAATGTTACGGCAGATGATTTCTTCTTCGGCGGCCTAGTTAGACCAAATGTTATCAACACCGCGATTGGGACATTCAATGCAACGTTGGCCAGCGTCCGAGAGATTCCAGGCCTCAACACACTGTCGTTGTCGGTGGCGCGCAGTGACTATTTGCCCGGCGGGCCTAGCTTCACTCCTCACTTGCACCCGCGCGGGGCCGAGCTTATGTACGTTCTGGAGGGGCAAATGAACGTAGGCTTCATCACCACAGCAAACAAGCTCTTCTCCAAGACCATCAAGAAAGGTGAAGTCTTTGTGTTCCCTAAGGCTCTCGTCCATTATCATTACAACGGCGCCACCGACAAGCACGCTTCTGTGATCTCGGTCTTCGATAGCCAAGGGCCCGGCAACCAAGTCATTGCTACAGCACTTTTCGGGTCAAAACCCCCCTTGCCAGAAGATGTGTTGTCTATGGCCTTTCAGGTGGATATCAAACAGGTtgaaaaaatcaaagcaaatcTTAAGTCGGCCAATCTTACTGTTACTTTTTga